The nucleotide window CTAAAGTATTCTCATTGTACCACAAGTTAACTCTGTCATTGGAGCTTTTGTAAATCAGTTAACTACAAGCTTCCCTTTCAGGGAGAAACTAACCTCATTAtaatctctctgtctgtgtgtgtgtgtgtgtttgcgtgtgtgtctgtctatctgtgtgaGAATGAAACCGTGGGTCGCATTACCCTACCGCGCCTGGTGCCTCATTTCATGCCACCGCTGCTCGGCTCACCTTGCAAAACCTCATTAACCCACCGCATCGTTGATCCGGCTGAAGCTAAGACACGTCAGCTTCTCTCTTACAGACGTCCAGAGATACAGAGCCGAGAGGGAGCGTGTGGTTTGGAGCTTGTGTTGAGACATTGACAGcgttgagagagaggggaaataaGGGGTATATAGGCCAATAGAATCATTTAGATAAAACCCCATAGAGTCGGTTTTGTGTTTTACATTCCGTCAGGGGCAGACTGGTCCATTTTTAGCCAATGGGACTGTCTAACTTCGGTTTTTAAGCGCAAAATGATCATTATCTGGCTAATATTGTTCAAGGAAATAAATGGACAGGTTTGTTAGAAATGCCAGGGctgatttctggtcccagtctggTCCTGCATTCCGTTCTGCTGTGCTGCTGTTGTCTATTGTCCATGCATCGGCAGCTAATCAATAGAACCCTATTGGATTTGGATCCATGTTCACTTCACCTGACATGAAGGGTAGTCAATATGCTGTTTACATTGTGGGTTTTCAGACGTGGGTTAATCAATCGTTATCATTTAGCTTGTCTGCCTAAATCAATACTTCTAAACCCACGTGTAAATAATCAATAAGGCCAGTTGAAATGTTATTTCAAGTCCCTTTAATGATAGCATATGATATCGAATTCCGATGTGTAGACCTATTAATTGTTGTGATTGCCTGTCACACAATACTTTCAACCTACGATCATTCTAAAAGGATACTAGCCAGATATGACAGACTCCCTCTGCTGTCACTTGGTTAGAACCCACCTCGTCATTTAGATCCATTAGTTAGAACTAGAATGGTTAGAACCCACCGTGTCATTTAGAACTATTAGTTAGAACTAGAATGGTTAAAACCCACCGTGTCATTTAGAACCATTAGTTAGAACTAGAATGGTTAGAACCCACCGTGTCATTTAGAATCATTAGTTAGAACTAGAATGGTTAGAACCCACCACACCGCAAAGTGATCGAAACTCCGCCAAAGGCCCTGCGAACACAAGCCCCGGCTGTGACACACGTTTTGTcacctctcgctctgtctgtctggaaaGATAAACTCACAGGGCTgtgttttctccttctctctacaCCAGGCCTGTTTTCCAATGAATTATTCAACCGTACAACCAGTGAGACGTGTGAAAACGACGGTCTGGTTAGCTGGCTCCGGATAGAATTTCCCTTGACCTTAGACACAGATCTAGAATCAGATTTCACTTTCCAAATTGGTTAAATTAACCAGTAAGGGGGAGAGCGCAAAAACTGACCATAGAGCAGAATCATGTAGGGACTACAAGCATCAGCTCGCTGGTCgctatccatggtgctgaagtTAGCTTTTGACGCACATTGGCAATGTCTTGGCGCTGTGTTTcactgtccgtggtgctgaatcgGTTTTAGCTGCCGGTGTGTTTCTAGAATTACTAGAACGATGACTTGACTGTAATTGCATTTCTATTCCTCATGACTGTAGGCCGGCAACATACAGACGATTGCTTAGTAgctctaaaaaaatatatgttttttttggtTGATAGCATTGGTAATAACAGGGAAACCTTGTGGGGCTTGTGGGCTTTTCAAAAAGATTTATGTTTCTTCTCCAAGAGTAACAATGAATCAGAGTTTATATtggctttgtctgtctgtctgtctgtctgtctgtctgtctgtctgtctgtctgtctgtctgtctgtctgtctgtctgtctgtctgtctgtctgtctgtctgtctgtctgtctgtctgtctgcctgcctgcctgcctgcctgcctgcctgtctgcctgcctgcctgcctgcctgcctgcctgcctgcctgcctgcctgtctgcctgtctgtctgttatacgCCTGTGTTTTACCAAGGGCTTTAGTCACCATCGGCAACAAGATCGTTGTGTCATGATAGTTTCTAAGGTTTTGAATGAAAACCTCAGTAGCATTCTCACCTAACACACATTACCATTGTTGGCTAGTTAGCTCATGATAAGCAAGTTAGCTCATTATAAGTAAGTTAGCTCATCATAAGCAAGTTAGCTCATCATAAGAAAGTTAGCTTATCATAAGCAAGTTAGCTCATCATAAGCAAGTTAGCTCATGATAAGCAAGTTAGCTCATTATAAGTAAGTTAGCTCATCATAAGCAAGTTAGCTCATCATAAGAAAGTTAGCTTATCATAAGCAAGTTAGCTCATCATAAGCAAGTTAGCTCATGATAAGCAAGTTAGCTCATCATAAGTAAGTTAGTAAGTCATAAGTAAGTTAGCTCATCATAAGCAAGTTAGCTCATCATGAGCAAGTTAGCTCATCATAAGTAAGTTAGCTCACCATAAGCAAGTTAGCTCATCATGAGCAAGTTAGCTCATCATAAGTAAGTTAGCTCATCATGAGCAAGTTAGCTCATCATAAGTAAGTTAGCTCATCATAAGTAAGTTAGCTCATCATAAGTAAGTTAGCTCATCTTCCATCGAGGCCACTCCTTAGGCTGTAGTACTCGTGCTCACCCTCTGAACGAGTAGCCTTTTAGAGGCCAGGGCAAACCATCCCAGACTTTCTCAGTCCAGTCCATGGCCCCTCATCCTTTGATGAATGAGAGCCACATCCGCCCCTGCAACTCTGATCTAGACCCTGGAGAAGGATGGGAAGGGAGTTACATTGCCAGGTCACCACCCCACACCCTCCCTCTTGCCTTAGGGTCCCCGTTGACTTCACTGAGTCCTCTCCCTAAAGCTTACCCCATCACTGGAGATCCTAGGGGGGGTCATTACCATGTCCCTTGATCTCACCGCCACAGTCTCTTCTGGATGTCCAGGTttgctggaggccctgggtcacAGAGCTAGGTTGGAGGGCGTACACCCACACCTCCTCCAATACCGTCATCATCCTGCACCCCTTCTATATACGTCGCTACACCCCCTCCCTAGACATTGCTGAAGGTCCAGGGCCGGAGGGAGAGGTTGGAGCGGTCGTAGCCATGAACAATGCTTCCCTATACATCACTGGACGTCCTGGCTCGAGGTCTCAGACTCAGATTTGACGGGACACACCCACAACACGCCAACCAGAGCCCCTTCTGTATATCCGGGTTCCTGAACGCATATATAATAGGATTTATGACTGAATTACACGCCGCCAGCAGCACCGTAGAGTATGTATATATGATAGGATAGCTTGAATCCGCCACGATAGAATACATAGCAAACGGCAGCCAACACATGGCGAAGGTGCAGAGAATCACGGAGAGCGTCTGGACTCCTTTGGTTGTGGAAATGGCGAGGAACTGATGCTGGACGGCGATTTGCTGAGCGTGACGGAACGCGATCCGACAGATCTGTAGGTAGAGTTGCATCATCAACGCGAAAACCAGTAGGAAGAAGACAGCGAGGGCGACAGCGTTGGATTTGGTGACGGGTCGACAAACTGAGCACGTTGATTGGTCGTCTAGGCAGTTCCACCCGAGCGCGGGGAGGACGCCGAGGACCAGACACACCAACCAGATGACCCCTACCACCAGGTATGTGAAGAGGACAGTCCGCTCCGTGTGGTAGGTCAGCGCGTTGTACAGCGACAGGTACCTGTAATGCAATGAACACTCCAAATCCAGTCCTTGTTTTACATTCACATTTACACCCAGTGCATTCAACCACGCCGCATATCACTGTCATTGCAAGTAAAACTTTTCTCAACAAAGCAGCTATCTGCAAAGTCAGAAGATGGGAAAACATCTGTATCCCTTCAATTCTAATTTTAAGATATAAAGAGAGACATAAATATTACCATACCTGTCCACGGTGATCGCCAAGATATTCAAGATGGATGCCGAGAATGCCGCAATGAGAATCCCTGTGGCAACCAAGGTCACGACCTCTCCCTCGACAAGATAGGTGAACACGAAGTTCAGGATGAGACCGAGACCCGCCAGGAGGTCGGCGAATGCCAGCGAGCCAATCAGGATGAACATTGGGGCTCTGAGGGTCGGCGTGTAGAAGAGGACGGCGATGACCAGAGCGTTCTCGCAGGCGATGAGTGTACCCGTGACACATAACGCCACATCCCATGGGCTGACATCCTGTTGATGACAATAATCATCATATCCTTATCATGATTATCATCATTATAAtgataataacaacaataacaaccacaataataaaataaaaatcatcaCAATCATAACGACAACAACAAAGTAATTATAATTTATATGATGAGAAATTCTCAAAACACCCAAAGGTCACTATACTTATCCagtaagattttttttaaagcaatgaAATCAGCAATCACAACCAAAAAATTAACTAAACTTGATGACATCATGTCTAACCTGTTGTGAGGTCAGAGGTCGTAAGTCAAGGTCGGAGGTATAGGTGCGGCCAGGGACGTCGGAGGAGGAGGCGTTAACCCCGGGGAGGTCAGGGTAGGAGTCAGGGTAGGGGTCAAGCCAGGGGTCCAGGGACGAGGGGTCAAAGGTCGAGGAGGAAGTAGTGTTCTGGGGGATGCCGCCGCTGCTCATAGCTGCAGCTAGGGAGAGGATCATATCTGGATGGAGGGAggtgagagaagaagaagaaggggggGGGGAATAGGCTGTATTGAAATAATAAGGAGACGGGACACCATAGTGTTAGCTTTAGGAACGTGTTTAGTTAGATCAAACCGGATACAGAATACAGAGCGTTATGGGTACTGTAGTATATCATGCtacagagggtgaggagggacagGAGGATATGAGTCCAGGGGGCAGAGATGAGGGGAGagttgggggagagagggaggatgaagagGGAAAGGTGaggaaagagagtgggagaggattgaggaggggaggggagagagagagagagagagagcgagagagagagagagagagagagagagagagagagagagagagagagagagagagagagtcatagcaGAGGTGTCCATCACAACAGAGGAATAATGCAACGATTCCCTtctaaaaattaaaaataaactccCTCTATCCATATagacatctacagttgaagtcggaagtttacatacacttaggttggagtcattaaaactcgtttttcaaccactccacaaatttcttgttaacaaactataattttggcaagtcggtgaggacatctactttgtgcatgacacaagtcatttttccaacaattgtttacagtgtcacgccctggccatagagaggtttttattctctatttcggttaggccagggtgtgattatggtgggcattctatgtttctatttcttgGCCGAGAGTGGTTCCCAATcaaaggcagctgtctatcgttgtctcagattgggaatcatacttaggcagcctttttcccacctgtgttttgtgggtagttgtttcctgttttgtgtgtctgcacctgacagaagtgtttatttttgttctactttgttattttgtttcagtgttcagttt belongs to Salvelinus namaycush isolate Seneca unplaced genomic scaffold, SaNama_1.0 Scaffold459, whole genome shotgun sequence and includes:
- the LOC120041401 gene encoding G-protein coupled receptor 12-like; its protein translation is MSSGGIPQNTTSSSTFDPSSLDPWLDPYPDSYPDLPGVNASSSDVPGRTYTSDLDLRPLTSQQDVSPWDVALCVTGTLIACENALVIAVLFYTPTLRAPMFILIGSLAFADLLAGLGLILNFVFTYLVEGEVVTLVATGILIAAFSASILNILAITVDRYLSLYNALTYHTERTVLFTYLVVGVIWLVCLVLGVLPALGWNCLDDQSTCSVCRPVTKSNAVALAVFFLLVFALMMQLYLQICRIAFRHAQQIAVQHQFLAISTTKGVQTLSVILCTFAMCWLPFAMYSIVADSSYPIIYTYSTVLLAACNSVINPIIYAFRNPDIQKGLWLACCGCVPSNLSLRPRARTSSDV